A section of the Humulus lupulus chromosome 2, drHumLupu1.1, whole genome shotgun sequence genome encodes:
- the LOC133819958 gene encoding pre-mRNA-splicing factor SLU7-A-like isoform X1 has protein sequence MATASVAFKSREDHRKQLELEEARKAGLAPAEVDEDGKEINPHIPQYMSSAPWYLNAERPSLKHQRKWKSDKNHTKSWYDRGAKIFQAEKYRKGACENCGAMTHEVKFCMERPRRKGAKWTNMHMAPDEKIETFELDYDGKRDRWNGYDASAYARVIERYEARDEARRKYLKEQQLKKLEEKNNKPDGEGASSADEDEDEDEDALKVDEAKVDESKQMEFAKVEKRVRTTNGGSTGTVRNLRIREDTAKYLLNLDVNSAYYDPKTRSMREDPLPDADPNEKFYGGDNRYRISGQALEFKKLNIHAWEAFEKGQDIHMQAAPSQAELLYKNYKAIKEKLKSQMKNTIMEKYGNAASEEELPRELLLGQSEKEVEYDRTGRIVKGMMVNKVEEMNYCVEKIVLELLMLFFVPLTI, from the exons ATGGCTACTGCTTCAG TGGCATTCAAATCAAGGGAGGATCATAGGAAGCAGCTCGAATTGGAGGAGGCTCGTAAAGCTGGGCTTGCACCAGCAGAGGTTGATGAAGATGGGAAAGAGATCAATCCTCATATTCCTCAGTATATGTCATCTGCACCTTGGTATCTTAATGCAGAGAGACCG AGTTTGAAACATCAGAGGAAATGGAAATCGGATAAGAATCATACTAAGTCTTGGTATGATAGAGGTGCCAAAATATTCCAAGCTGAGAAATACAGAAAAGGAGCTTGCGAGAA CTGTGGAGCCATGACCCATGAAGTGAAATTCTGCATGGAAAGGCCGCGAAGAAAAGGAGCAAAATGGACTAACATGCACATGGCGCCCGATGAGAAGATTGAGACGTTTGAGTTGGATTATGATGGGAAACGTGATAGATGGAATGGTTATGATGCATCAGCCTATGCTCGTGTTATCGAGAGATATGAGGCAAGGGATGAAGCCCGAAGGAAATATTTGAAAGAACAACAACTGAAAAAGTTGGAGGAGAAAAATAATAAGCCGGATGGAGAGGGTGCAAGCAGTGctgatgaagatgaagatgaagatgaagatgcTCTGAAAGTTGATGAGGCGAAAGTTGATGAGTCCAAACAAATGGAGTTTGCTAAAGTGGAGAAGCGTGTTCGCACAACTAATGGTGGTAGCACTGGAACAGTTAG AAATTTGCGTATTCGCGAGGATACAGCTAAATATCTTTTAAATCTCGATGTAAATTCTGCTTATTATGATCCTAAAACGCGATCTATGAGAGAGGATCCTCTTCCTGATGCTGACCCAAATGAGAAGTTTTATGGA GGAGATAACCGTTATAGAATAAGTGGGCAAGCATTGGAGTTCAAGAAACTTAATATACATGCTTGGGAAGCATTTGAAAAGGGCCAGGATATCCACATGCAAGCTGCTCCATCTCAAGCTGAACTTCTGTATAAGAACTATAAGGCCATTAAGGAGAAGTTGAAGTCACAAATGAAAAATACCATAATGGAGAAGTATGGTAATGCTGCAAGTGAAGAAGAACTTCCGAGGGAGCTTCTTTTGGGACAAAGTGAGAAAGAAGTAGAATATGATCGTACGGGCAGAATCGTAAAAGGCATG ATGGTGAACAAGGTGGAGGAAATGAATTATTGCGTGGAGAAGATTGTGCTTGAGCTCTTGATGCTGTTCTTTGTACCTTTAACCATTTAA
- the LOC133819960 gene encoding uncharacterized protein LOC133819960, producing MSRWNIRRKLSPAKRAWKTITTRLQPKILDIINLIKHSNIPTAIKTTSRRLLYTLSSFLPTKLRSISNPSSATFRRRQTTTSNHNYSYNYSHQPVYKNFPAIHIDELFPYSTGEQPRGLVSATAGGGDKSLENKSTNIVRRNTGNNIMYGHEASSSNRNNDKGKRSVVVEDGRGDKDMKRVGSNKSIYSVEEAWMAVVASSPQLRGVDERAEEFISNFREDMKLQKEKSILEFHEMLKRSA from the coding sequence atgtctCGTTGGAACATAAGGAGAAAGCTTTCTCCGGCAAAGAGAGCATGGAAAACCATCACAACAAGACTACAACCGAAGATCCTTGACATCATCAACCTCATCAAACACTCAAACATCCCAACTGCCATCAAAACGACAAGTCGTCGCCTCCTCTACACCCTCAGCTCCTTTCTCCCCACCAAACTCCGGTCCATCTCCAACCCCTCCTCAGCCACCTTCCGCCGCCGCCAGACCACCACAAGCAACCACAACTACAGCTACAACTACTCTCACCAACCAGTCTACAAGAACTTCCCGGCCATACACATCGACGAGCTCTTCCCTTACTCCACAGGTGAGCAGCCACGTGGCCTTGTCTCCGCCACAGCCGGTGGTGGTGATAAAAGTTTAGAGAACAAGAGTACTAATATTGTTCGTAGAAACACTGGAAATAACATTATGTATGGTCACGAAGCCAGTAGTAGTAATAGGAATAATGATAAGGGTAAACGATCAGTAGTGGTTGAAGATGGTCGTGGAGATAAGGACATGAAGAGAGTTGGTAGTAATAAGAGTATATATAGCGTGGAAGAGGCGTGGATGGCGGTGGTGGCTTCGTCGCCGCAGCTCCGGGGAGTGGATGAGAGGGCTGAGGAGTTCATTAGTAATTTCAGGGAAGATATGAAGCTTCAGAAGGAGAAGTCTATTCTTGAGTTTCATGAGATGTTGAAACGTAGTGCCTAG
- the LOC133819958 gene encoding pre-mRNA-splicing factor SLU7-like isoform X2, translating to MATASVAFKSREDHRKQLELEEARKAGLAPAEVDEDGKEINPHIPQYMSSAPWYLNAERPSLKHQRKWKSDKNHTKSWYDRGAKIFQAEKYRKGACENCGAMTHEVKFCMERPRRKGAKWTNMHMAPDEKIETFELDYDGKRDRWNGYDASAYARVIERYEARDEARRKYLKEQQLKKLEEKNNKPDGEGASSADEDEDEDEDALKVDEAKVDESKQMEFAKVEKRVRTTNGGSTGTVRNLRIREDTAKYLLNLDVNSAYYDPKTRSMREDPLPDADPNEKFYGGDNRYRISGQALEFKKLNIHAWEAFEKGQDIHMQAAPSQAELLYKNYKAIKEKLKSQMKNTIMEKYGNAASEEELPRELLLGQSEKEVEYDRTGRIVKGMEISVPKSKYEEDVYINNHTSVWGSWWKDHQWGYKCCKQTIKNSYCTGSAGIEAAEAAADSMKANVDRKAASEETPAPREEKNLATWGTDVPNDLVLDQEKLAEALKKEDERKKEEKDERKRKYNVSWNDEVTGEEMEAYRMKKIHHDDPIKNFLY from the exons ATGGCTACTGCTTCAG TGGCATTCAAATCAAGGGAGGATCATAGGAAGCAGCTCGAATTGGAGGAGGCTCGTAAAGCTGGGCTTGCACCAGCAGAGGTTGATGAAGATGGGAAAGAGATCAATCCTCATATTCCTCAGTATATGTCATCTGCACCTTGGTATCTTAATGCAGAGAGACCG AGTTTGAAACATCAGAGGAAATGGAAATCGGATAAGAATCATACTAAGTCTTGGTATGATAGAGGTGCCAAAATATTCCAAGCTGAGAAATACAGAAAAGGAGCTTGCGAGAA CTGTGGAGCCATGACCCATGAAGTGAAATTCTGCATGGAAAGGCCGCGAAGAAAAGGAGCAAAATGGACTAACATGCACATGGCGCCCGATGAGAAGATTGAGACGTTTGAGTTGGATTATGATGGGAAACGTGATAGATGGAATGGTTATGATGCATCAGCCTATGCTCGTGTTATCGAGAGATATGAGGCAAGGGATGAAGCCCGAAGGAAATATTTGAAAGAACAACAACTGAAAAAGTTGGAGGAGAAAAATAATAAGCCGGATGGAGAGGGTGCAAGCAGTGctgatgaagatgaagatgaagatgaagatgcTCTGAAAGTTGATGAGGCGAAAGTTGATGAGTCCAAACAAATGGAGTTTGCTAAAGTGGAGAAGCGTGTTCGCACAACTAATGGTGGTAGCACTGGAACAGTTAG AAATTTGCGTATTCGCGAGGATACAGCTAAATATCTTTTAAATCTCGATGTAAATTCTGCTTATTATGATCCTAAAACGCGATCTATGAGAGAGGATCCTCTTCCTGATGCTGACCCAAATGAGAAGTTTTATGGA GGAGATAACCGTTATAGAATAAGTGGGCAAGCATTGGAGTTCAAGAAACTTAATATACATGCTTGGGAAGCATTTGAAAAGGGCCAGGATATCCACATGCAAGCTGCTCCATCTCAAGCTGAACTTCTGTATAAGAACTATAAGGCCATTAAGGAGAAGTTGAAGTCACAAATGAAAAATACCATAATGGAGAAGTATGGTAATGCTGCAAGTGAAGAAGAACTTCCGAGGGAGCTTCTTTTGGGACAAAGTGAGAAAGAAGTAGAATATGATCGTACGGGCAGAATCGTAAAAGGCATG GAGATATCTGTTCCCAAAAGCAAATACGAAGAAGATGTTTATATCAATAACCACACTAGTGTTTGGGGTTCTTGGTGGAAAGATCACCAATGGGGTTATAAGTGCTGTAAGCAAACAATAAAGAACAGCTACTGCACTGGCTCAGCTGGAATTGAGGCTGCTGAAGCAGCAGCAGACTCGATGAAAGCCAACGTTGATCGTAAAGCGGCTTCTGAAG AGACACCTGCACCAAGAGAAGAGAAAAATCTTGCCACTTGGGGAACTGATGTACCTAATGACTTGGTCCTAGACCAGGAAAAACTTGCAGAAGCTCTTAAGAAG GAGGATGAacgaaagaaggaagagaaagatGAAAGAAAACGCAAGTATAATGTTAGCTGGAACGACGAG GTTACCGGAGAGGAAATGGAGGCATATCGAATGAAGAAGATTCACCATGACGACCCCATTAAGAATTTTCTGTACTGA